In a single window of the Thunnus thynnus chromosome 9, fThuThy2.1, whole genome shotgun sequence genome:
- the ankhd1 gene encoding ankyrin repeat and KH domain-containing protein 1 isoform X5 encodes MQDAVAGTAMLTDGFEDEIDSVTPRSPAAGMGVGATPGGVGLGGIGIGVGGKKVRLYGEPGGPAAERLDFKLAAAAVLSSGPGSGSDEDEVSEVESFILDQEDLDNPIMKTASELLLSSATDGVDLRTVDPETQARLEALLEAAGIGKLSTADGKAFADPEVLRRLTSSVSCALDEAAAALTRMRAENTLNAGQADNRSLAEACSDGDVNAVRKLLDEGRSVNEHTEEGESLLCLACSAGYYELAQVLLAMHANVEDRGIKGDITPLMAAASGGYVDIVKLLLVHGADVNAQSSTGNTALTYACAGGFVDVVKVLLKEGANIEDHNENGHTPLMEAASAGHVEVARVLLEYGAGINTHSNEFKESALTLACYKGHLDMVRFLLEAGADQEHKTDEMHTALMEACMDGHVEVARLLLDSGAQVNMPADSFESPLTLAACGGHVELAALLIERGANLEEVNDEGYTPLMEAAREGHEEMVALLLAQGANINAQTEETQETALTLACCGGFLEVADFLIKAGADIELGCSTPLMEAAQEGHLELVKYLLAAGANVHATTATGDTALTYACENGHTDVADVLLQAGANLEHESEGGRTPLMKAARAGHLCTVQFLISKGANVNRATANNDHTVVSLACAGGHLAVVELLLAHGADPTHRLKDGSTMLIEAAKGGHTNVVSYLLDYPNNILSVPAPDLSQLTPPSQDASQVPRVPFQALAMVVPPQEPDRAPSNIATPPPVSSKGVSKQRQAALQPGVPSSVGRGPEAEPLPPFHLCQPLECIVEETEGKLNELGQRISAIEKAQLQSLELIQGEPLTKDKIEELKKSREEQVQKKKKILKELQKVERQLQLKTQQQFTKEYMEAKGLKEEQEAGQSQGPGPGPGSTTSAPGPLPTTPGAQVHTSSDTDEEANKDEEQPGEEGEEEEEEEDDDEEECSEDEVEGEEDDYTKLPQVDTILYRDGPQPPQQPPLPPSPQAQPQPPPPPLQAAFVPIQPLPDYNPADYPGSTSPELQRVLVGQQMLGQQQQGQGQQLAGLGPGMIPQQAPDGLMVATPAQTLTDTLDDIMAAVSSRVPMLNTTTSPTPLSQPPTQTPANIASPPSVLPLYPSVDIDAHTESNHDTALTLACAGGHEELVSVLIARGANIEHRDKKGFTPLILAATAGHVGVVEVLLDKGGDIEAQSERTKDTPLSLACSGGRQEVVELLLLRGANKEHRNVSDYTPLSLAASGGYVNIIKILLNAGAEINSRTGSKLGISPLMLAAMNGHVPAVKLLLDMGSDINAQIETNRNTALTLACFQGRAEVVSLLLDRKANVEHRAKTGLTPLMEAASGGYAEVGRVLLDKGADVNAPPVPSSRDTALTIAADKGHYKFCELLINRGAHIDVRNKKGNTPLWLAANGGHFDVVQLLVHASADVDAADNRKITPLMAAFRKGHVKVVQYLVKEVNQFPSDIECMRYIATIADKELLKKCHQCMETIVKAKDQQAAEANKNASILLKELDLEKSREESKKQALAAKREKRKEKRKKKKEEQKRKQEEEEGQKTKEESSDMQEQKEDSADESEVPIEPPSATTTTTIGISATSTTFTTAFGKKRASVATTPSTNRKNKKNKTKDSSPNEPIILQDPQVALAQHKADKNKIHGEPRGGGGGVTGGNSDSDPLDSTDCASESSSSGGKSQELNYLPDLTSSASSSSSSSSSSSSSVPSSGAAQAHLPGPEKRHCPQPLTEGKVDNKVTVSISKPTQKALDTSDSTSNSLPSPFKTMALPVTSPNSKLSLTSPKRGQKREEGWKEVVRRSKKLSVPASVVSRIMGRGGCNITAIQDVTGAHIDVDKQKDKNGERMITIRGGTESTRYAVQLINALIQDPAKELEDLIPRNHIRAPGSKTTATSFPSTTGATSGSTTGPKALSSLVTSTGVSFQPSSSSSSSSSQAGGKIGKGLSSNVRQPFPVSLPLAYAHPQLALLAAQTMHQIRHPRLPMAQFGGTFSPAASTWGPFPVRPVSPGSASSSPKHNGGTNSTAGQARSNSTQSEHSNTASSGAPVTTTNTTTTSAPNTSSAAASPHTPNPTPYNPQPSVPTPSSVRKQLFAPDPKPAGVTPVSVAATATSGSNAVRGTGSPAHHSSTTTTANALQHSVGPISQPPLQPTKTEPTAVAPPGKDKPSLPVENQPASVSESINSVGFTAPAMALPPKPEPRQQLPPPPSSVPSTEAPPPLLNPQPSTHLPSVPPPVLSHNVAHPNNTVPHFSAPAPRVSHRMQPPGPYYSLPEQQQQQQTQQQSMFVPFNAQQEPPKQTQNQTSQPTSLPPQAQAQAQAQAQGSLQVSANLGMMNGSQMQHVANAGKPQQIPPNFGPAGLFNFSSIFDNNNQVGNNQVWGACHLPARSPPEQSYSAPPAYMSMGQMENMMPPPPPDSSKAPGYRSASQRMVNSPIALTSYATSISGSPVYLHGHTAVGTPSFSRQHFSPHPWSASTSGESPVPPPSTVSSSTLSTSAVAPPPQPKPGSSSQQDRKVPPPIGTERLARIRQTGSVNPPLLTTSYTASVGQGGIWSFGVGSASEAMSGWSQPLMSSHMMHPQLQAEQSAFSQHQPMEQDDTGIANPANNYHQPQHMPNSYMDFPKGMPMSMYGGTMMPPHPPMAEGPGGPMYNGLHAGDPAWSPIIKVVPNNADNSDPQQQVWPGTWAPHVGNVHLNHVN; translated from the exons GCATCGGTAAACTGTCCACTGCCGATGGTAAAGCTTTTGCAGACCCTGAGGTGCTACGGCGACTGACGTCATCTGTGAGTTGTGCCTTGGATGAGGCTGCGGCAGCCCTGACTCGTATGAGAGCTGAAAACACACTCAACGCCGGCCAAGCCGACAA CCGTAGTTTAGCAGAGGCGTGCTCAGATGGGGATGTCAACGCTGTGCGCAAATTGCTGGATGAGGGACGGAGTGTCAACGAACacacagaggaaggagagagccTGCTGTGCCTCGCCTGCTCGGCTGGCTACTATGAACTTGCACAG GTTTTGTTGGCCATGCATGCCAATGTGGAGGACCGGGGCATAAAAGGGGACATAACGCCACTCATGGCTGCTGCCAGTGGAGGTTATGTGGACATTGTCAAACTGCTCCTGGTCCACGGGGCAGATGTAAATGCACAATCCTCCACAG GCAACACAGCTCTGACGTACGCATGTGCTGGTGGCTTCGTGGATGTGGTGAAGGTGCTGCTGAAAGAGGGTGCTAACATTGAGGACCACAACGAGAACGGACACACACCTCTTATGGAGGCGGCCAGTGCTGGCCACGTGGAGGTGGCCAGAGTACTCTTGGAGTATGGAGCCGGCATCAACACACACTCCAATGAGTTCAAAGAGAGTGCTCTTACATTAGCTTGCTACAAAG GTCACTTGGATATGGTGCGTTTTCTGTTGGAGGCTGGAGCAGACCAGGAACATAAGACAGATGAGATGCACACCGCACTGATGGAGGCTTGCATG GACGGCCATGTGGAGGTGGCGCGGCTGCTGTTGGACAGCGGTGCGCAGGTCAACATGCCAGCTGATTCCTTCGAGTCGCCCCTCACCCTCGCAGCCTGTGGAGGACACGTGGAGCTGGCAGCCTTGCTCATAGAGAGGGGAGCCAACTTGGAGGAG GTTAATGATGAGGGCTACACTCCCCTGATGGAGGCAGCTAGAGAAGGCCACGAGGAGATGGTAGCACTGCTGCTGGCTCAAG GTGCTAACATCAACGCCCAGACAGAGGAGACCCAGGAGACAGCTCTGACACTAGCATGCTGTGGAGGCTTCTTGGAAGTGGCTGACTTCCTCATCAAGGCGGGGGCCGACATTGAGTTGGGCTGCTCCACTCCTCTAATGGAGGCTGCACAAGAAGGCCATCTGGAGTTGGTCAAATACTTGCTGGCTGCAG GGGCAAATGTTCATGCCACCACGGCGACGGGTGACACAGCGTTGACGTACGCATGCGAGAACGGGCACACTGATGTAGCGGATGTGCTGCTGCAGGCTGGAGCCAACTTG GAACATGAGTCTGAAGGGGGGCGGACGCCCTTAATGAAGGCAGCAAGGGCGGGACATCTCTGTACAGTGCAGTTCCTTATCAGCAAAG GTGCTAATGTGAACAGGGCTACAGCCAATAATGATCACACAGTAGTGTCTCTGGCCTGTGCTGGAGGACATCTGGCTGTGGTGGAGTTGCTGCTGGCACATGGGGCGGATCCTACACACAGACTCAAA GATGGTTCGACCATGTTGATAGAAGCTGCTAAGGGTGGCCACACTAATGTGGTGTCCTACCTGTTGGACTACCCCAACAACATCCTGTCTGTCCCAGCCCCTGATCTCTCCCAGCTCACTCCCCCCTCGCAAGATGCCTCTCAG GTTCCTCGTGTCCCATTCCAAGCTCTCGCCATGGTGGTGCCCCCTCAGGAGCCTGACCGAGCCCCATCAAACATTGCCACACCCCCACCTGTCTCCAGCAAAG GCGTGTCCAAACAGAGACAGGCAGCCCTACAGCCCGGTGTCCCCAGCTCAGTCGGCCGGGGGCCTGAAGCAGAGCCTCTGCCGCCCTTCCATTTGTGCCAGCCTCTAGAGTGCATTGTGGAGGAGACGGAGGGTAAGCTGAACGAGCTGGGCCAGAGGATCAGCGCTATCGAAAAAGCCCAACTTCAGTCGCTAGAGCTCATTCAGGGGGAGCCGCTCACCAAAGACAAGAttgaggagctgaagaagagcagagaggagcag gtgcagaagaagaagaaaattttAAAGGAGTTGCAGAAGGTAGAACGccagctgcagctgaaaacacagcaacagtTCACCAAAGAGTACATGGAGGCGAAGGGCTtaaaggaggagcaggaggccGGACAGAGCCAGGGCCCCGGCCCGGGGCCTGGAAGTACGACGTCTGCTCCAGGGCCCCTTCCCACCACACCAGGTGCCCAAGTACACACCAGCTCCGACACGGATGAAGAGGCCAACAAAGATGAGGAGCAGccaggagaggagggggaagag gaggaggaagaggaagacgaTGATGAAGAGGAGTGTTCGGAGGATGAGGTGGAAGGAGAAGAGGACGATTACACCAAGCTTCCTCAGGTGGACACAATTCTCTACAGGGATGGGCCACAGCCGCCACAGCAGCCTCCTCTGCCCCCTTCACCACAGGCCCAGCCCCAGCCTCCCCCTCCGCCTCTTCAGGCTGCCTTCGTTCCTATCCAACCGCTGCCAGACTACAACCCTGCAGACTACCCGGGAAGTACTAGCCCAGAGCTGCAGAGGGTACTGGTAGGGCAGCAGATGCTGGGCCAACAGCAGCAAGGCCAGGGTCAACAGTTGGCTGGGTTAGGCCCAGGAATGATACCTCAGCAGGCCCCAGATGGGCTCATGGTAGCCACACCTGCACAGACGCTCACAGACACGCTGGATGACATCATGGCAG CTGTCAGCAGCCGCGTGCCCATGCTGAACACTACAACCTCACCCACACCCCTGTCCCAGCCGCCCACACAGACGCCTGCAAACATCGCCTCACCACCCTCTGTCCTACCCCTCTATCCCTCTGTTGACATAGATGCACAT ACGGAGAGTAACCACGACACGGCGCTGACACTGGCATGTGCAGGAGGGCACGAGGAGCTGGTGTCTGTTCTCATTGCACGAGGAGCCAACATTGAGCACCGGGACAAAAAAG GTTTTACTCCTCTGATCCTGGCTGCCACTGCTGGCCACGTTGGAGTTGTGGAAGTGCTCCTGGACAAAGGGGGTGACATTGAGGCTCAGTCAGAGAGAACCAAAGACACACCCCTCTCCTTGGCTTGCTCTGGGGGACGTCAGGAG GTGGTTGAGTTGCTGCTGCTACGGGGAGCCAATAAGGAACACCGCAACGTTTCAGACTACACACCTCTTAGTCTTGCTGCCTCTGGGGGTTATGTCAACATCATTAAGATACTCCTCAATGCTGGGGCTGAGATCAACTCCAG GACTGGTAGTAAGCTGGGAATCTCTCCTCTGATGCTGGCAGCTATGAATGGTCATGTACCAGCAGTGAAGCTGTTGCTAGATATGGGCTCGGACATCAACGCCCAGATCGAGaccaacagaaacacagctctaaccctagcctgCTTCCAGGGGCGGGCTGAGGTCGTCAGTCTGCTGCTAGATCGCAAGGCCAACGTAGAGCACCGTGCTAAG ACTGGTCTTACTCCTCTGATGGAGGCAGCGTCAGGAGGTTATGCAGAGGTGGGTCGAGTGCTACTGGATAAAGGCGCTGATGTCAATGCTCCCCCTGTTCCCTCATCCCGAGACACTGCCCTTACAATTGCTGCCGACAAGGGCCACTACAAGTTTTGTGAGCTGCTTATCAACAG AGGTGCCCATATCGATGTACGTAACAAGAAAGGGAACACGCCTCTCTGGCTGGCGGCAAACGGCGGTCATTTTGACGTGGTCCAGCTCTTGGTACATGCCAGTGCTGATGTGGATGCAGCCGACAACCGCAAGATTACCCCACTCATGGCTGCTTTTCGCAAG GGTCATGTAAAAGTGGTGCAGTACCTTGTGAAGGAGGTCAACCAATTCCCATCAGATATTGAGTGCATGAGATATATTGCCACCATTGCTGACAAG GAGCTGTTGAAGAAGTGCCACCAGTGCATGGAGACCATTGTCAAAGCCAAAGACCAGCAGGCAGCTGAGGCAAACAAGAACGCTAGCATTCTCCTCAAGGAGCTAGACCTGGAGAAG TCTCGGGAGGAGAGCAAGAAACAGGCCCTGGCTGCCAAGCGTGAGAAGCGCAAGGAGAAAcgcaagaagaagaaggaggagcagaagaggaagcaggaggaagaggaagggcaGAAAACTAAGGAGGAGTCCTCTGACATGCAGGAGCAGAAGGAAGATTCAGCTGATG AATCAGAGGTTCCTATCGAGCCTCCCAGTGcaactaccaccaccaccattgGTATATCTGCCACTTCCACCACTTTCACTACAGCTTTTGGTAAGAAGCGAGCAAGCGTGGCCACTACCCCAAGCACCAATCGcaagaacaaaaagaacaagacCAAGGACTCTTCGCCTAATGAACCCATCATATTACAGGATCCGCAG GTTGCACTAGCACAGCACAAGGCTGACAAGAACAAGATCCATGGTGAGCCACGGGGTGGGGGCGGGGGAGTGACTGGTGGTAACAGCGATTCCGACCCCTTGGATAGCACCGACTGTGCcagtgagagcagcagcagcgggggCAAGAGTCAGGAGCTCAACTACCTCCCTGACCTCACCTcatccgcctcctcctcctcctcctcttcctcctcctcctcttcttcagtcCCCTCTTCAGGAGCGGCCCAGGCCCATCTGCCTGGCCCAGAGAAAAGACACTGTcctcagcctctgactgaaggCAAGGTGGACAACAAAGTCACAGTCTCCATCTCAAAACCAACGCAAAA AGCTCTGGACACGAGCGACTCAACCTCCAACTCCCTGCCCTCTCCATTCAAGACCATGGCTCTTCCCGTCACTTCACCCAACAGTAAGCTCAGCCTCACAAGCCCCAAGAGAGGccagaagagagaagaaggtTGGAAGGAGGTGGTCAGGAG ATCAAAGAAGCTGTCTGTGCCAGCCTCCGTTGTGTCCAGGATCATGGGCCGAGGAGGCTGCAACATCACAGCCATCCAGGACGTGACTGGAGCTCACATCGACGTGGACAAACAGAAGGACAAGAACGGGGAGAGGATGATCACCATAAG AGGAGGCACAGAGTCTACAAGGTATGCAGTCCAGCTGATCAACGCTCTAATCCAAGACCCAGCCAAAGAGCTTGAGGATCTGATCCCCCGGAATCACATTAGAGCCCCAGGCTCTAAAACGACCGCAACTTCCTTCCCCAGCACCACAGGGGCCACCAGCGGTTCAACCACTGGGCCAAAGGCCCTGAGCTCGTTGGTCACCTCAACAGGCGTCTCGTTCCAGCCCTCTTCATCCTCGTCTTCGTCCTCCTCTCAGGCAGGGGGAAAGATTGGGAAGGGGTTGTCATCAAACGTCAGACAGCCTTTCCCAGTATCTCTGCCTCTGGCGTACGCCCACCCCCAGCTGGCTTTACTGGCTGCTCAGACCATGCACCAGATCAGACACCCTCGTCTACCCATGGCCCAGTTTGGTGGCACCTTCTCTCCTGCCGCCAGCACCTGGGGACCCTTCCCTGTGCGACCTGTGAGCCCTGGCAGTGCTAGCAGCTCCCCCAAACACAACGGAGGAACCAACAGCACTGCAGGCCAGGCCAGGTCCAACTCGACCCAAAGTGAGCACAGCAACACAGCCAGCTCAGGAGCCCCAGTCACgaccaccaacaccaccaccaccagtgctCCTAATACATCGTCAGCAGCAGCCTCGCCTCATACCCCTAATCCCACCCCATACAATCCCCAGCCGAGTGTCCCCACCCCTTCCTCCGTCAGAAAACAGCTCTTCGCCCCTGACCCCAAGCCCGCCGGTGTCACCCCTGTGTCTGTTGCTGCCACTGCTACTAGTGGCAGCAATGCAGTACGAGGCACAGGGTCCCCTGCACATCACAGTTCCACTACAACCACCGCTAATGCCCTTCAGCACTCAGTCGGACCCATCTCACAGCCCCCCCTCCAGCCAACTAAAACGGAGCCCACTGCCGTTGCCCCTCCTGGAAAAGACAAGCCCTCTCTACCTGTAGAGAATCAGCCTGCTTCTGTCAGTGAGAGCATCAACTCTGTGGGTTTCACTGCCCCTGCCATGGCTTTACCTCCCAAACCAGAGCCACGGCAGCAGTtacctccccctccctcctctgtaCCGTCCACAGAGGCACCACCACCCCTCCTCAACCCGCAGCCCAGCACCCATCTCCCCTCAGtacctcctcctgtcctctcacACAATGTTGCACACCCCAACAACACTGTACCCCACTTCTCAGCCCCAGCGCCCAGAGTCTCCCATCGTATGCAGCCACCAGGGCCTTACTATTCCCTTCctgagcagcaacagcagcagcagacacaacAACAATCTATGTTTGTGCCCTTCAACGCTCAGCAAGAACCCCCTAAACAGACCCAAAACCAGACGTCTCAGCCCACAAGTTTGCCTCCACAGGCCCAAGCCCAAGCTCAAGCCCAGGCTCAGGGCTCCCTTCAGGTCTCTGCTAACCTGGGGATGATGAACGGTTCCCAGATGCAGCATGTGGCCAATGCAGGCAAGCCTCAGCAGATACCCCCCAACTTCGGTCCTGCAGGCCTCTTCAATTTCAGCAGCATCTTTGATAATAATAACCAG GTGGGAAATAATCAGGTGTGGGGTGCATGCCATCTGCCTGCTCGCTCGCCCCCAGAGCAGTCGTACTCAGCCCCACCAGCCTACATGAGTATGGGCCAGATGGAGAATATGATGCCCCCACCTCCTCCAGACAGTTCCAAAGCCCCTGGCTACCGTTCTGCCTCCCAGAGGATGGTCAACAGCCCCATCG CGTTGACCAGCTATGCCACCAGTATCTCTGGCAGTCCAGTGTATCTGCACGGTCATACAGCAGTTGGCACGCCCTCATTCAGCAGACAGCACTTTTCCCCTCATCCCTGGAGTGCATCCACATCAG GTGAGTCTCCTGTACCGCCTCCCTCTACAGTGTCATCCTCCACCCTTTCCACTTCAGCCGTGGCCCCGCCTCCCCAGCCTAAGCCAGGCAGCTCCTCGCAGCAGGACCGGAAGGTTCCCCCACCCATCGGCACAGAGCGGCTGGCAAGGATCAGGCAGACGGGTTCAGTCAACCCACCTCTCCTCACCACCAGCTACACGGCATCTGTTGGACAGGGAGGCATATGGTCATTTGGTGTTGGCAGTGCTTCAG AGGCCATGTCTGGTTGGTCCCAGCCACTGATGAGCAGCCACATGATGCATCCTCAGCTGCAGGCAGAGCAGTCAGCCTTCTCTCAGCACCAGCCCATGGAGCAGGACGACACAGGCATCGCAAACCCTGCTAACAACTACCACCAGCCGCAGCATATGCCCAACAGTTACATGGACTTCCCAAAG GGAATGCCTATGTCAATGTATGGAGGAACCATGATGCCCCCTCATCCTCCCATGGCAGAGGGACCGGGGGGACCGATGTACAATGGTTTGCACGCAGGTGACCCCGCATGGAGCCCCATTATCAAAGTGGTCCCAAACAATGCAGATAACTCAGACCCACAACAGCAG gTGTGGCCTGGTACCTGGGCACCTCATGTGGGCAATGTGCACCTGAACCACGTCAACTAG